TGCGTAGTACCAGTCTCGATGAGCTACCCCAGCTGCTGAATGTGCTAAAGGGTGAGATGAGTCTTGTCGGGCCACGCCCTTTACTGATGGATTATTTGCCCTTGTATAACAAACGACAAATGCGCCGGCATGATGTCCTGCCTGGCATCACGGGCTGGGCGCAGGTAAATGGGCGCAACAATCTGAGTTGGCAGGAGAAATTCGAGTTCGATATCTGGTACGTTGAAAACAGATCGTTCTTACTGGATATGAAAATCCTGTGGCTGACGGTCGTTAAAGTGTTCAAGAGGGAAGGTGTCTCTTCTCAAGGACATGCGACCTCGGTGCGGTTCGAGGGCAACGATAAGTGAAAAGGCTTGCGATTTTTGGTGCTAGCGGGCATGGCAGGGTCGTCGCCGACATAGCCGAGTGCTGCGGTTGGGAGGTGTTTTTTTTCGACGATGCTGAGCCAATGGACGGCGCGACCCTAGGCTTGCCTTATTGCGGGACGTTCG
This genomic interval from Dehalobacter sp. contains the following:
- a CDS encoding sugar transferase, translating into MEGNSYHMKRGFDFVVSFLLMLLFAPIFLILYLLVLQDLGRPALFNQQRPGYKGRKFTVYKFRTMYEMEPDGLLGIGDAERMTRVGRFLRSTSLDELPQLLNVLKGEMSLVGPRPLLMDYLPLYNKRQMRRHDVLPGITGWAQVNGRNNLSWQEKFEFDIWYVENRSFLLDMKILWLTVVKVFKREGVSSQGHATSVRFEGNDK
- a CDS encoding acetyltransferase, which encodes MKRLAIFGASGHGRVVADIAECCGWEVFFFDDAEPMDGATLGLPYCGTF